The Burkholderia mayonis genome window below encodes:
- the lolA gene encoding outer membrane lipoprotein chaperone LolA encodes MQHQSLAVHTGSGLAPKRTFARTLCAALAGAALALVASHAFASGTEQLKAFVSKVHAAKGDFTQQIVKAPSKAASGAVPTVKPTDNSSGSFVFSRPGKFIWTYQKPYQQVLQADGDKLYVYDKDLNQVTERKLAGALGASPAAILFGSNDLEKNYTLRDAGEKGGIDWLEMVPKAQDTQFQRIGIGFRNGVLAAMELHDVFGNVTLLTFTHIQTNPPLKADQFKFVVPKGADVVTG; translated from the coding sequence ATGCAGCATCAGTCGTTGGCAGTTCACACCGGTTCGGGTCTTGCACCGAAGCGCACGTTCGCGCGCACGTTGTGCGCCGCGCTCGCCGGCGCGGCGCTCGCGCTCGTCGCGTCGCACGCGTTCGCGAGCGGCACCGAGCAGTTGAAGGCGTTCGTGTCGAAGGTTCATGCGGCGAAGGGCGACTTCACGCAGCAGATCGTCAAGGCGCCGTCGAAGGCGGCGAGCGGCGCGGTGCCGACCGTCAAGCCGACCGACAACTCGAGCGGCAGCTTCGTGTTCTCGCGGCCCGGCAAATTCATCTGGACGTATCAGAAGCCGTACCAGCAGGTATTGCAGGCGGATGGCGACAAGCTCTACGTGTACGACAAGGACCTGAACCAGGTCACCGAGCGCAAGCTCGCGGGCGCGCTCGGCGCGAGCCCGGCCGCGATTCTGTTCGGCAGCAACGATCTGGAGAAGAACTACACGCTGCGCGACGCCGGCGAGAAGGGCGGGATCGATTGGCTCGAGATGGTGCCGAAGGCGCAGGACACGCAGTTCCAGCGGATCGGCATCGGCTTCAGGAACGGCGTGCTTGCCGCGATGGAACTACACGACGTGTTCGGCAACGTGACGCTCCTCACGTTCACCCATATCCAGACGAATCCGCCGCTCAAGGCCGACCAGTTCAAGTTCGTTGTGCCGAAGGGCGCGGACGTCGTGACCGGCTGA